A DNA window from Verrucomicrobiota bacterium contains the following coding sequences:
- a CDS encoding DNA alkylation repair protein: MSQLKDQFFQPPFIKKLAKALEFHVPGLRAVTFVEAVTASPWKELELMDRMRKITDCVHRCLPEKYPDALFILCKVAEQFKGFDSLVFPDFVGRYGTGYLEESIPALQQFTEMCSSEFAVRPFIERYPKPMFKQLKLWAKSSDMHHRRLASEGCRPRLPWSFALKELKKDPTPISPVLEILKADPEDYVRRSVANNLNDISKDHPEKVIELVKRWHGTSKEADWIIKHACRTLLKQGRPDVMQLFGFSSPHSVICSPVRFDKQKVRIGSEVIFSCSIKTTKNALGKVRLEYVVHFKKSNGQSSSKVFQISEKVETANELLIEKRHSFKNLSTRKHFPGDHRFEVRVNGVSKGEGSLDLAHGIFIWHGD, encoded by the coding sequence ATGAGTCAATTGAAGGATCAGTTTTTTCAGCCTCCGTTTATCAAAAAACTAGCCAAGGCGCTCGAGTTCCATGTTCCGGGGCTGCGAGCTGTTACTTTTGTCGAAGCAGTTACAGCTTCTCCCTGGAAAGAACTGGAACTCATGGATCGCATGAGAAAAATAACTGACTGCGTCCACCGTTGTTTGCCCGAGAAGTATCCTGATGCTCTGTTTATCCTGTGTAAGGTTGCTGAGCAATTTAAAGGTTTCGATTCTTTGGTATTCCCCGATTTTGTGGGGCGATACGGAACGGGTTACTTGGAAGAATCGATTCCTGCGCTTCAACAGTTCACTGAAATGTGTTCGTCTGAATTCGCCGTTCGGCCGTTTATCGAACGCTATCCCAAGCCGATGTTCAAACAACTGAAACTTTGGGCAAAATCCTCGGATATGCATCATCGCAGATTGGCAAGTGAGGGTTGTCGACCTCGATTGCCTTGGAGTTTCGCGCTGAAAGAATTGAAAAAAGATCCCACTCCGATTTCCCCGGTTCTTGAAATTCTTAAAGCTGATCCGGAAGATTATGTGCGAAGGTCGGTGGCAAACAATTTGAATGACATCAGTAAAGATCATCCTGAAAAGGTGATTGAACTGGTTAAGCGGTGGCATGGAACGAGTAAGGAGGCAGACTGGATTATTAAGCATGCGTGCCGGACGCTCTTGAAACAGGGACGTCCGGATGTCATGCAACTCTTTGGTTTTTCGTCTCCTCATTCTGTTATCTGCTCTCCCGTTCGTTTTGATAAACAGAAAGTCAGGATAGGAAGTGAAGTCATCTTTAGCTGCTCCATTAAGACCACTAAAAACGCGCTGGGGAAAGTGCGTTTGGAGTATGTGGTCCATTTTAAAAAATCCAATGGGCAGTCTTCGTCCAAAGTCTTTCAGATTTCCGAGAAAGTGGAGACCGCCAACGAGCTTCTCATCGAGAAGCGTCATAGCTTTAAAAACCTATCTACCAGGAAACACTTTCCAGGTGATCACCGTTTCGAAGTACGCGTAAATGGTGTTTCTAAAGGGGAGGGGAGTTTGGACTTGGCTCACGGTATTTTTATTTGGCACGGTGATTGA
- a CDS encoding purine nucleoside permease, with protein MMNSNFPAILACLLSCYGASTLLFAENKIPIKAVIVSMFENGEDTGDSPGEMQFWVERGNFNKKMNFPLGLHDLYYRNDGVLLTCTGGGVTNATASVMALGMDPRFDFSKAYWIIAGIGGADPADSALGDAIWANWVVDGDLAYEIDAREIPDDWDYGFIALGAKKPDTLEDGWTVDTIAYRLNPDLVNWAFSITKDIDLGDDPEIAAFRKKFKGMPEANRPPKVMIGDTLGSSTYWHGELLNHWANNWMKLHTNGEGNFATTNMEDNGTLTALHRMSRTGLVDTQRILVLRTASNFSTPPPGEAAVWSTTADYPANSIPAKEAAYKVGNTVLEALLANWEMYGAAPPKG; from the coding sequence ATGATGAATTCAAATTTCCCCGCAATACTCGCATGCCTCCTATCATGCTATGGGGCAAGCACCCTACTTTTTGCGGAGAACAAAATCCCAATAAAGGCTGTCATCGTCTCCATGTTTGAGAACGGTGAGGATACGGGCGACAGCCCCGGTGAGATGCAATTCTGGGTCGAACGAGGCAACTTCAATAAAAAAATGAATTTCCCGCTGGGCTTGCATGACCTCTATTACCGCAACGATGGGGTCCTTCTTACGTGCACCGGTGGCGGAGTTACCAATGCGACAGCAAGTGTCATGGCTCTGGGGATGGACCCGCGGTTCGACTTTTCCAAAGCCTATTGGATAATCGCGGGAATTGGCGGAGCCGATCCGGCCGACTCTGCCTTGGGTGATGCGATTTGGGCAAACTGGGTAGTCGATGGTGACCTCGCCTATGAAATCGACGCACGTGAAATCCCCGACGATTGGGACTACGGATTCATCGCACTTGGCGCAAAAAAGCCAGATACTTTGGAAGACGGCTGGACAGTCGATACGATTGCCTACCGCCTAAATCCTGATTTGGTGAACTGGGCCTTCTCGATCACCAAAGACATTGACCTCGGCGATGACCCCGAAATAGCCGCCTTCCGCAAGAAATTCAAAGGGATGCCCGAGGCAAATCGTCCTCCTAAAGTCATGATCGGAGACACGCTTGGCTCAAGCACCTACTGGCACGGAGAACTGCTTAATCATTGGGCGAACAACTGGATGAAACTGCACACCAATGGTGAAGGGAACTTCGCGACTACGAACATGGAAGACAACGGTACCCTTACCGCTCTTCACCGCATGTCTCGTACAGGTCTTGTTGATACACAAAGAATCCTGGTATTAAGAACTGCCAGCAACTTCTCAACCCCTCCTCCCGGTGAAGCGGCGGTGTGGAGCACAACTGCCGACTATCCCGCGAACAGCATTCCAGCCAAAGAAGCTGCTTACAAAGTCGGAAATACCGTTCTGGAAGCGCTACTTGCTAATTGGGAAATGTATGGTGCAGCGCCTCCAAAAGGGTAA